TCTTCTCGTCTTCCTTGGCTTCCAAGCGTATAAGCGACATCTTTGGTTCTGTATTAGTGTTTGGGTTCTTCGCCAAAGCCAAGCGGGCCCCATTGATCGACTAAAGCCCAAGTTTTATTTGAGAAGCAATCTAACTCGACGCGACAGCTAAGCCGCCGCCCCGGCCATTTCCTTCTCGGTCTCGTCTTCTTCCAGTCCCTGGAGGACTGCGACCTCTTCGTCTGAGGCGCCAAGCATTCGCCACGGCAAGGTCTTTTCCACAACGCCCTGATATGAACAAAGCTTGGCTTGCGGGAGCTTTGGCTCGACTTGGCCAATTACCTGTTGGCTCTTTTCAAACTCTTGAACGGCTTCGAGCATTAACCGCCGAAACTGAACAATTGCAATATCGCTTGCCCCTAGCCGCTCCTGCGTTCGATCCGCAATAGATCCCATGGATTCCCACATCGCGATATCCTGGTTCGGGATACCAGGAATCCCGGTGAAATGGCCGGTTTCCATCAAATCTCTATCCTGGAGATAATCATTGCCAGCGTTGCGCTTGATGGGTCTAAAATTCGCATCGACGTCGTCACCGAGGACGAGAACGCAGAACTTGCGCCAAGCATCAGTCTCGATTCCAAGCTTATCTTCATTTGCCCACGCGATAAAATGGAAGTAACTGCTCGTATCATTTCGAGGAACTATCACGCTCGCTACGTTATATGAGCTGTTTGGTGGGATAAGTGCGGTAAAGGGGGCAACATATGTGGTTATGCGAACGTAGTCGTGTGTATTCGAGTTTGTAATTGGCCGCCTAATTGCCGCATAGCGCATTCCATAGCCGGTTAACTGAACTTGAATACGCGGATTCTTATCAGTAGACGGACGAACCCAGTGATCGTCTTTCGCAGTCGCCTCACCTTTCGCCGGACGCATGTCAGAGGAATGCAAGCTGGAAGAATGGGCTGAGTCTATCTGCCCCTCCATGATTTGCGCCCAGTTGCACGGCAATTCAATTTTTGCGATTGCGACGCGCGTGTTCTCTTGTGGCGCCCACGAGGGTCTCTCGAAATCGGGCATAAGGTCCGCCGGCCCCATGTAGGTCCAAACAAATCCTCCAACTTCTCGCGTTGGATAAGAAAGATGCTTTGCCTTTTCTCGAAGAGCGCTTTCCTTAGGCTCCGATGGCATATCAAGCACGCTTCCGTCGGTGTCGAACTTCCAACCGTGATACAGACAGCGGAGACCACATTCCTCATTGCGCCCAAAGGCCAGCGACGCCTTTCTATGGGGACAGAATTCCCCTAGAATTCCCACCTCTCCGTCAGAATTACGGAATGCGACAAGCTTTTCGCCAAACAATTGCACACGTATCGGTCGACCGTCCGGCTGGAGTTGCTCAGATAGTATGGCCGGCACCCAATGCCGCCGCATGAGGCGGCCCATCGGCGAGTCTCCCTCGACGCGACACAAAAGTTCGTTCTCTGCCGACGTGAGCATGCTTGACTCCTTCCCGAGCGCTGGATGACGCCGTCGCTTTACTTAGTTTTCTAAGTTTATTCCAAAAATAGAGCCACGTCCAGCCCGCCTTGCTGGCTGTTTACACCAAATCAACATGCGGCTGATCTATCGGTTCCAAAAAGTGCTATTCGACGCTGATTCCAGAAGACTTTATGGCCGCAGAAACACGATCGATTTCGCTGAAATCAAATGGTCGCGAAGGTTCTTTCCCACGCCGGGCAATGGGATTACCGTTTTTATGTTTGCATCCCAAAGTTCCTTGGGATCGCCAATGCCCGATAACATCAATAGTCAAGGGTCATGATCCCAACCCTCGGCCCCAAGTAGAAGCACCGTGCCTCCTGAATCCTCGGTGAGACGGGCCGCTATCATACACCCCGCAGACCCAGCGCCGACAATGATGTAGTCGTATCCTTTCCGCATCGTCGCTTAACGGCCCATTCGATCGGGTAGATAGGTCACGATCGTCGGGAAGAACGCCACAATTACAATGCTGAGACATATGATCCAGACAAACGGCCAGGCCGCCTTGTAGAACTCCGACATCGACACATTCGGAAGTGCGCTTTTCATAGCAAAAAGCGTATAACCGAACGGTGGTGAGATGCCGCCGACCGTAGCGACGATAAGAAGCATCGTATAAAACCAGATCTCGTGAATTTGATAGGCGGCGATAATCGGCCGATAAATCGGCACAAGAACAAACAAGAGAGCCACCTGATCAAGAAATAGGAAGATATGCAGAAAGAATGGCAGCGCGAGCATGATCAGGATCATGAGCCATGCCGGCAACTTCAATACACTCACCAACTGACCAAACGCTTGCGGTGCGCCAGCAAAAGTCAATATCTGGCTAAACATTCAGCGCAGCACATAATCAGCAGAAGCAGGGCGGACACCGTAACGCCAGTAACGAATGACTCAACGATCATCTTCCTCGAAAAGCCACCATAGACGATAGCAACGACGAGGGCTCCGAAAACACCTGTAGCCGCAGCTTCGGTAGAGCCGAAATAACCGCCGGCCCTCCTGATAATTCAATTGGAAAGCCCGTTCCTCTTTGCAAACGCTTGGAACTCAGCAGCCTCTTTTGGCTCCTTCGATGCGACAAGGTTCCAAACTCCTTGCTCAAAAGCAGCGGTCACCTTGGCGCCCTGCTCGGCACCCAGTTTCGTTAGCTGCGCACCCTTCTTAAGCAACGCATCTTCTTCCTCGTTCGCAAGCCTGACAGCCTCTCCCTCCCACAACTCCTCCATCTTTTTTCCTTCATCGGTCAGACCGCCATCGCTTTCGCCATCAAGATCGGCATTTTCACCGCGACAAAGCTGCTGAGCTTAAGCGGCTGCTCGACTACCGGAATGACATCGCACATCGAATCCACTTGGTAATGTCTGATGTCAGCCGGAACTATTGGACGATCGACTGACCTGACGGATGTTTTGGACCAAGCGGATAGAGATTATTGCATGGCCGTCGGGTGATCTAGAGTTGGCATAAGCCTGTCGATGTCGCTGGTGGTCGGTATCCGAGCGATGAGTGCGGTCGGACGGTGTTGTATTGATTGCGCCATTGCTCGAAGACGACTCGAGCCTCCTTCAGACTGTAGAAGATTTCCTGATTGAGGCATTCGTCGCGCAGCTTGCCGTTGAAGGACTCGCAATAGCCGTTCTCCCATGGACTGCCAGGCTCGATGTAGAGCGGCTTTGATCCCAGCCCCGTTAGCCAGTTTTGTACGATCCTGGATGTCATCTCTGCTCCATTGTCTGAACGAATGTGTTCCGGGATGCCCTTGGTGAGCATCACATCCGCCAGCGTTTCGATGACGCCAATGCTATTGATCCGACGAGCAACTCGGATGGCCAGGCACTCGCGAGCGATAATCTAGGCAACCGTATCTGGGAACCCACCGGGCGCATAAGGGACCAATAGTCTTATCGGCTGGGTCTGCGCGCTGGCGTCCCCGATCAATAGGACACTCACGCTCACAATCAGGGCAAATATTGTTTTCAAAATCCCTCCCCTCGACGCTTCATTTTCATTGTTTAGCATTCTAAGTATTATTAGTATGAAATTGGGTGCACTAGCAGCCCACGCTTCAGCAGCATCCAGTTCAAAAAAGTGAGATATCATGAACACCGCCGTTCCGCCGCAACCCGCCATTCCAAGCAAGGTGGCCCTGCCCGACCATCGCGATGCGTATTATGGCGGAAAATGGCATGCGCCGAAGGACGGCCGCTATGTCGATACCATCAATCCGGGCACGGGGGAGTCGCTCGGCCAGGTGGCCGATTGCGGTGTCGCCGACATGGATGCGGCCATTGCCTCGGCCAAGGCGGCCTTCAAGGAATGGCGCCCGGTGCCGCCGCTGGAGCGCGCCCGCATCCTCAAGCGCGTCGCCCAGATCCTGCGCGACAATGCCGGCGAACTGGCGATGATCGACGCTGCCGATTGCGGCAACCCGGTCAAGGAAATGCTCGCGGACGCCACCATCGCCGCAGCGCAGATGGAGTTCTTCGCCGGCCTTGTCACCGAGGTGAAGGGCGCATCGATCCCGATGGGGCCGGATGCCGTGAACTTCTCCGTGCGTGAACCGCGCGGCGTTGTCGGCCGCATCATCCCGTTCAATCATCCCTTCATGTTCTGCGCCGGCAAATCCGCCGCCGCTCTTGCCACCGGCAACACCATCATCGTGAAGCCGCCGGAGCAGGCACCGCTCTCGTCGCTGCGTCTTGCGGAATTGTGCGACGGCCTGTTTCCGCCCGGCGTGTTCAATGTCGTGCCGGGCGGCAGGGATGCCGGCGCGCGGCTGTCGGGTCATCCCGATATCGCGATGGTCGCACTGGTCGGCAGCGTGCCGACCGGCCGCGCGGTGATGGAGTCGGCCGCCGAAACGATCAAGCCGGTGCTGCTCGAACTCGGCGGCAAGAATGCGCTGATCGCTTATCCCGACGCTGATCCGGATGACGTCGCCGGCGGCGTTGTCGGCGGCATGAACTTCACCTGGTGCGGCCAGTCCTGCGGCTCCACCAGCCGCGCCTTCATCCACGAGAAGATCTATGACGAAGTGCTGGCGAAGGTGAAAGAGAAGGCCGCTTACTACAAGCCCG
The genomic region above belongs to Pseudorhodoplanes sinuspersici and contains:
- a CDS encoding Rieske 2Fe-2S domain-containing protein, which encodes MLTSAENELLCRVEGDSPMGRLMRRHWVPAILSEQLQPDGRPIRVQLFGEKLVAFRNSDGEVGILGEFCPHRKASLAFGRNEECGLRCLYHGWKFDTDGSVLDMPSEPKESALREKAKHLSYPTREVGGFVWTYMGPADLMPDFERPSWAPQENTRVAIAKIELPCNWAQIMEGQIDSAHSSSLHSSDMRPAKGEATAKDDHWVRPSTDKNPRIQVQLTGYGMRYAAIRRPITNSNTHDYVRITTYVAPFTALIPPNSSYNVASVIVPRNDTSSYFHFIAWANEDKLGIETDAWRKFCVLVLGDDVDANFRPIKRNAGNDYLQDRDLMETGHFTGIPGIPNQDIAMWESMGSIADRTQERLGASDIAIVQFRRLMLEAVQEFEKSQQVIGQVEPKLPQAKLCSYQGVVEKTLPWRMLGASDEEVAVLQGLEEDETEKEMAGAAA
- a CDS encoding TRAP transporter large permease subunit, with amino-acid sequence MFSQILTFAGAPQAFGQLVSVLKLPAWLMILIMLALPFFLHIFLFLDQVALLFVLVPIYRPIIAAYQIHEIWFYTMLLIVATVGGISPPFGYTLFAMKSALPNVSMSEFYKAAWPFVWIICLSIVIVAFFPTIVTYLPDRMGR
- a CDS encoding aldehyde dehydrogenase family protein gives rise to the protein MNTAVPPQPAIPSKVALPDHRDAYYGGKWHAPKDGRYVDTINPGTGESLGQVADCGVADMDAAIASAKAAFKEWRPVPPLERARILKRVAQILRDNAGELAMIDAADCGNPVKEMLADATIAAAQMEFFAGLVTEVKGASIPMGPDAVNFSVREPRGVVGRIIPFNHPFMFCAGKSAAALATGNTIIVKPPEQAPLSSLRLAELCDGLFPPGVFNVVPGGRDAGARLSGHPDIAMVALVGSVPTGRAVMESAAETIKPVLLELGGKNALIAYPDADPDDVAGGVVGGMNFTWCGQSCGSTSRAFIHEKIYDEVLAKVKEKAAYYKPGIPTDPATTMGAIISKTQYERVLSYLDSAKADGARLLHGGGRPSDPKLANGFYVEPSIYADCTADMKIAREEIFGPVLAIFKWSDEKAMLDQVNAVEYGLTCSIWTNDVTTAHRTAMTVEAGFVWVNETSKHFIGAPFGGYKQSGIGREECIEEMFAFTQEKNIHVKLKAPK